The genomic interval ACAGCAGAAGAACTCCTGTTCTCCACCAAGGTAAATAACCCCTGTTCCATTCCCCACCTGTCATCaccccagcaaccaccacctccctttTCCACATAAACACTAACCTTCTGACGATAGCAATTCATCACCATAGGTGTCTGCGGCTCCCTATCCGTAACCCTCGTCAAAATCTCCCTTCTTTCTTACTTCCTCACAGTATTCTCAGCCTACCACTGGTTCGTCATATGCGAttacatcctcctcgccctgaCAACAGGGTACGGCATCGCCTTTGTGATCGTCTCCCTCGCCGGCTGCCGACCCTTTAGCGCAAACTGGGATAAAGTCTCCAATCCGGACTATGTCTGCATTGAGACGAGCAATTTCTATGTAGCGCAAACGGGGGTGGGGGCTATACTGGATTGTCTGATCTTGTTGCTGCCGGGGGGGGTgattttggggttgaggagtatgagaaggcggaggaagtgggggttgtggggggtTTTTAGTTTTGGGATCGTGTAAGTTTTCCCGGGGGAGCaaggaagggaaaaaaaagcgGAGGTTGTACTGACAATGGGTAGGATCTGTGGCGTCTCCATTACGAGGCTGGTTTACAACAATATGGAGGAGTGGATGGCTACTAACTTTACAGAGTACGCGGGTATTGCGGCGTTGttgggggcgttggaggcgaATTTGAGTATTGTTTGTGCTTGTATGCCTGCTATGCCGGCGCTGTATCATAAGgtgagggggcggtggaaggggggggatcgtcaggaggaggggaagttggggggggaggagagtgatggtggggtgaagggggagggagttgagagTGAGAAGACGGTTGATtttgagaggaggaagttgagggaggagggggataagcTT from Podospora pseudoanserina strain CBS 124.78 chromosome 6, whole genome shotgun sequence carries:
- a CDS encoding hypothetical protein (EggNog:ENOG503PDV6; COG:S) → MAPYNVRMVFPTAVLAVNSTGLLLSFTAVALRFYSQSLRGTKMGLSEYSIIASWLFTFGLVVSENFTVTHGGVGQVSSTVTAEELLFSTKQFITIGVCGSLSVTLVKISLLSYFLTVFSAYHWFVICDYILLALTTGYGIAFVIVSLAGCRPFSANWDKVSNPDYVCIETSNFYVAQTGVGAILDCLILLLPGGVILGLRSMRRRRKWGLWGVFSFGIVICGVSITRLVYNNMEEWMATNFTEYAGIAALLGALEANLSIVCACMPAMPALYHKVRGRWKGGDRQEEGKLGGEESDGGVKGEGVESEKTVDFERRKLREEGDKLYPLSVTQKTVVSRTEGERDDVEAGGTELWAGPGVVDLDMLDLPRMNMVESGSEGGQGLPESPCWGVNQARKWRR